A single window of Carassius auratus strain Wakin chromosome 9, ASM336829v1, whole genome shotgun sequence DNA harbors:
- the LOC113108190 gene encoding uncharacterized protein LOC113108190 — translation MDLLSMSSLRKMLKTISDKEKDEAADMAALHSNLQQYEKRQRRRKELMEHITSFLREEEDEEDDQSEKHITPPVRSPSVTSPRLPPSSHTTPSQSPDIELPTQGCVSDMQKNASKSPVEAEDFNSGFVPICPVSSIPLYSPVSSGTIPTVSHQQQPATRAETVPPLFTKQSPIYDAGKAFQPQVQPPLMAPKPVYQHLNAVYGYLTGSPSQQQFTALPTASFATPHYTLMTPAASVSQTQPRVPVMTLNPPAFDTPSLQPFNKALNPTEYFVPQRPLHAAPQPKIPDFVNDNEREFANLKLALDNLLEPHAELDEKYKYHILLEHLKLPEAQMIGQSCRHHLYPYSAAMQTLQLQYGQPHQLAQSEIAAILTAPEVKPNDAHSFQSFALRVHLLVSMLLSLEGTRGMELNCCSHVDRLLSKLPKYLRDGFIEFLQLRGKLNSPSINPYNLQDFAGWLQVKAQQQRLSSRLVQRYQYERALSSSKEKNAAKPKSQSTTLYHGVSPTETKPSSSPKVSWKRTSPKVICLFCGSKDHYITRCSSIREQPVAELCKWISEEKHCWKCARSHAPETCNLKKPCSDCGGIHLQVLHGVAQSYTTNTASANSESRIYLLPSIASGRVLLKVVPVLLHHRSKTFETYAILDDGAQRTMILPTAVQQLQLKGEPETLALRTVRPDTTHLSGTKVTFQISQRNNPEKRYQVLGAFTASGLDLVEQTYPVQALRRRYAHLRGVPLQPFHKVHPLVLIGSDQVHLITAKEPIRQGTKGGPVAVHTALGWALQGTVMGPTDQAPVQQCFFISTAHTDDLLYRNVERLWQLDVLPFRNEKLVVRSRQDNEAMQLLESQTQQDSVQGVQRYATPLLWKTGALKLKGSMQSVLANLRSTERRLQKDHVKASIYSGEIAKLIEADYVAKLNQREAAQAEESWYLPHHLVSHNNKPRLVFNCSFKHQGLSLNNQLLPGPALGPSLLGVLLRFREHHVAVSADIKGMFHQVRLLPKDRPFLRFIWRDLQSENPPDVYEWQVLPFGTTSSPCCAIFALQHHAHNSEAEYPGLQEIVHQSFYVDNCLTSFRTVAAAKQKVDQLRSMLAKGGFNLRQWASSHPAVIAHLPTEARSSATEQWLVQTHVEPMEPTLGLRWNCTTDSLGYHYRPIEHAALTMRTAYQVLASQYDPLGFILPFTTRAKVIIQQLWTKKRDWDDPNLPPTLKAAWIIWESELEHLRTLSIPRCYLTVFTTPAEQNISLHVFCDASEKAYGAVAYFAIQSDSVIHVSFIMARSRVAPKRQQSMPRLELCAALAGAQLAKLVRNETTLSISQTILWTDSLTVLEWIQSDSCRYKVFVGTRVSEIQELTDHRSWRYVNTQDNPADDITRGKSLQSLAEPSRWSQGPPFLKQNEEHWPKKPELTQSEGVSELKGLPSYCLIAFDIVSNLPDSTQFKSWCELVEATQRACHGAATSDCASSEPITSKEAEAVLIRACQLQSFPEEVAALKAKKPVPAHSRLVSLAPEWDPLKNMIRVEGRLRRLANSDPEQIHPIVLDSRHTITKLLIKEFDERLLHPGTERVYAEIRRQYWILRGCQAIKYHQLHCLSCQRWRAFHSTGVDCFGPYLVKIGRRNEKRWGLIFKCLTTKAVHIELLNSMDVDAFLLALRRFIARRGKPHEIRSDCGTNFRGADRELREAFSIMEPELKVQLSDYQISFMFNPPSAPHFGGIWEREVRSIKNALLVALGTQAVTEDVLSTVLVEVEGILNSKPLGYASSDVADMDPITPNILLMGRRDASLPQVAYAPGDMGRRRWRHCQNMVDQFWIHFTRNHLPTLQTRQKWHKASKNLEVDSVVLIVDPQLPRAQWPIGRVRKTLPSSDGCVRTAEIVVNGKVYTRPVARLIELPALEGNTKDI, via the coding sequence ATGGATTTGTTGAGCATGAGTTCATTGAGGAAAATGTTGAAGACTATTTCTGACAAAGAGAAGGATGAGGCTGCTGATATGGCTGCACTTCACAGTAATCTTCAACAATATGAAAAACGACAGCGTCGGCGTAAAGAGCTGATGGAACATATCACGTCGTTCTTGAGggaagaagaggatgaggaggatgatcaAAGTGAAAAGCATATAACACCACCAGTACGATCCCCTTCAGTAACTTCTCCACGTTTGCCTCCCTCAAGTCATACTACTCCATCACAGTCACCTGACATTGAGCTACCTACCCAAGGATGTGTGAGTGACATGCAAAAGAATGCAAGTAAATCTCCTGTGGAGGCTGAGGATTTTAACTCTGGATTTGTTCCAATATGTCCAGTCAGTTCAATCCCCTTGTATTCACCAGTATCTTCTGGAACTATACCTACTGTTTCACACCAACAGCAACCTGCTACAAGAGCAGAGACTGTGCCACCACTGTTTACGAAGCAGTCCCCCATTTATGATGCTGGAAAGGCTTTTCAACCTCAAGTGCAGCCACCTTTAATGGCACCTAAGCCAGTCTACCAGCACCTTAATGCAGTTTATGGCTATTTGACAGGGTCACCTTCACAACAGCAGTTTACTGCTCTGCCTACAGCAAGTTTTGCGACTCCTCATTATACTCTTATGACTCCAGCAGCATCAGTCTCTCAAACCCAGCCTAGAGTTCCAGTTATGACACTAAATCCTCCTGCCTTTGATACCCCCTCTCTGCAGCCATTTAATAAAGCACTGAATCCAACTGAATACTTTGTGCCTCAACGCCCTTTGCATGCTGCCCCACAACCAAAGATTCCTGATTTTGTGAATGACAATGAAAGGGAATTTGCTAACCTGAAGTTAGCACTGGACAACCTTCTTGAACCACATGCAGAGCTAGATGAGAAATACAAGTACCATATTTTGCTGGAGCACCTCAAATTGCCTGAAGCACAGATGATTGGCCAGTCTTGTCGCCATCATTTGTACCCATATTCAGCAGCTATGCAAACCCTTCAGTTGCAATATGGTCAACCACACCAACTGGCTCAGAGCGAAATAGCAGCAATCCTCACAGCCCCAGAGGTCAAACCAAATGATGCTCACAGCTTCCAGAGTTTCGCTCTTCGTGTACACCTCTTAGTGAGTATGCTTTTGTCGTTGGAGGGTACCAGAGGGATGGAGTTGAACTGTTGTTCACATGTAGATCGTTTACTCAGTAAGCTGCCCAAGTACTTAAGAGATGGCTTCATAGAGTTTCTCCAGCTGAGAGGGAAGCTAAACTCCCCAAGTATTAACCCGTACAACCTACAAGACTTTGCTGGATGGCTCCAAGTCAAGGCTCAGCAACAGCGACTTTCCAGTAGGTTAGTGCAACGTTACCAGTATGAAAGAGCACTCAGTAGTTCAAAGGAGAAGAATGCAGCTAAACCGAAAAGCCAAAGTACAACCTTGTATCATGGTGTATCACCCACAGAGACTAAACCATCCTCCAGTCCTAAGGTGTCTTGGAAAAGAACATCACCCAAAGTTATCTGCCTATTCTGTGGCAGCAAAGATCACTACATCACTCGATGCAGTAGTATCAGAGAGCAGCCTGTTGCTGAACTTTGCAAGTGGATTTCGGAGGAAAAGCACTGCTGGAAATGTGCTCGTTCCCATGCCCCCGAGACCTGTAATCTAAAGAAACCCTGCAGTGACTGTGGTGGTATTCACCTTCAAGTGCTTCATGGTGTGGCCCAAAGTTATACAACTAACACAGCATCAGCTAACTCTGAGAGCCGTATCTACCTCTTACCATCCATTGCATCAGGCAGAGTCCTTCTGAAGGTGGTACCAGTGCTGCTACATCACAGATCAAAGACATTTGAGACTTATGCTATACTGGATGATGGAGCACAGCGCACCATGATCCTGCCCACTGCTGTCCAGCAACTGCAGCTGAAAGGCGAACCTGAGACTCTAGCCCTTCGTACCGTCCGACCAGACACTACTCACCTCAGTGGCACAAAAGTCACCTTTCAAATCTCTCAGAGAAATAACCCAGAGAAACGTTATCAGGTTTTAGGAGCATTTACAGCTTCTGGTCTTGATCTGGTAGAACAAACATACCCAGTTCAGGCTCTTCGGAGACGGTATGCACATCTAAGGGGAGTTCCACTACAGCCATTTCACAAAGTGCATCCGCTTGTACTCATTGGTTCGGACCAAGTTCATCTCATTACAGCCAAAGAGCCAATTCGTCAAGGCACCAAAGGGGGTCCAGTAGCAGTCCATACAGCTCTTGGGTGGGCTCTCCAAGGAACAGTAATGGGTCCCACAGACCAGGCACCAGTGCAGCAATGTTTCTTTATCTCCACAGCTCACACAGATGATCTTCTCTACAGAAATGTGGAAAGGTTATGGCAATTGGACGTATTGCCCTTTCGCAATGAGAAGCTGGTGGTCCGGTCCAGACAAGATAACGAGGCTATGCAGCTGCTTGAGTCTCAAACGCAGCAAGACAGTGTACAGGGTGTACAACGTTATGCCACCCCACTTCTGTGGAAGACAGGTGCCCTTAAGCTCAAGGGATCTATGCAATCTGTTCTTGCAAACCTAAGAAGTACTGAAAGGAGACTCCAGAAAGACCATGTGAAGGCCTCAATCTACTCAGGAGAGATTGCTAAACTCATTGAAGCAGATTATGTAGCCAAACTGAACCAAAGGGAAGCAGCCCAGGCAGAAGAATCATGGTACCTGCCCCACCATCTGGTGAGCCATAACAATAAACCACGACTGGTTTTTAACTGTTCATTCAAACACCAGGGTCTTTCTCTTAACAATCAACTCCTGCCTGGCCCTGCTCTTGGACCATCACTGTTGGGCGTCCTTCTGAGATTCAGAGAGCATCATGTGGCTGTAAGTGCAGATATTAAGGGCATGTTCCATCAGGTTCGTCTCCTACCAAAGGACAGACCCTTTCTCCGTTTCATTTGGAGAGACCTGCAGAGCGAGAACCCTCCAGATGTATATGAATGGCAGGTCCTACCATTTGGTACAACAAGCAGTCCATGCTGTGCCATCTTCGCTCTGCAACATCATGCTCATAATTCTGAAGCCGAATATCCAGGGTTACAAGAAATAGTACACCAGAGCTTCTATGTGGACAATTGTCTCACAAGCTTTCGTACTGTTGCTGCAGCCAAACAAAAAGTGGATCAACTACGCAGCATGTTAGCAAAAGGAGGATTCAACCTCAGACAGTGGGCTAGTAGTCACCCAGCCGTGATTGCTCATCTTCCTACTGAAGCCCGCTCCTCCGCTACAGAGCAGTGGTTGGTCCAAACCCATGTTGAACCAATGGAGCCTACATTGGGGCTTCGTTGGAACTGCACAACTGATAGCCTTGGCTATCATTACCGGCCTATTGAGCATGCAGCCCTGACAATGAGAACAGCCTACCAGGTGCTGGCATCTCAGTATGATCCATTGGGGTTTATACTACCATTTACCACAAGGGCTAAGGTAATCATCCAACAGTTGTGGACAAAAAAGAGAGACTGGGATGATCCAAATCTACCGCCAACCCTTAAGGCGGCCTGGATAATTTGGGAGAGTGAGCTAGAACATCTCAGGACATTATCCATTCCTCGCTGTTACCTAACGGTCTTCACAACTCCAGCAGAACAGAACATTTCCCTCCATGTGTTCTGCGATGCCTCTGAAAAAGCATATGGGGCAGTGGCATATTTTGCAATTCAATCCGACAGTGTCATTCACGTTTCCTTCATAATGGCCAGATCGAGGGTTGCTCCAAAGAGGCAGCAGTCAATGCCTCGTCTGGAGCTTTGTGCTGCCTTAGCTGGAGCACAGCTAGCCAAACTGGTGAGGAATGAGACCACTCTCTCCATCAGTCAGACAATCCTATGGACAGACTCCTTGACTGTGCTGGAATGGATTCAATCAGACTCCTGTCGATATAAAGTGTTCGTCGGAACTCGAGTCTCCGAGATACAGGAGCTAACTGATCACAGATCATGGAGGTACGTGAATACACAGGACAACCCCGCTGACGACATAACACGAGGGAAATCACTCCAAAGTCTGGCTGAGCCTAGTCGCTGGAGTCAAGGACCTCCATTCTTGAAACAAAACGAAGAACACTGGCCTAAAAAACCTGAACTCACCCAGTCAGAGGGAGTATCCGAATTAAAAGGACTTCCAAGCTACTGCCTAATAGCATTTGACATTGTCTCCAACCTCCCTGATTCTACCCAGTTCAAATCATGGTGTGAATTAGTAGAAGCAACTCAACGGGCCTGTCATGGGGCGGCCACATCGGATTGTGCTTCCAGTGAGCCTATAACAAGCAAAGAGGCAGAAGCTGTCCTGATAAGAGCATGCCAACTCCAGAGCTTTCCTGAAGAAGTTGCTGCCCTCAAGGCAAAGAAACCAGTTCCTGCACACAGCCGATTAGTCAGTCTTGCTCCAGAATGGGATCCACTGAAAAACATGATAAGAGTTGAAGGCAGATTAAGAAGGTTAGCAAACTCAGACCCAGAACAAATCCACCCTATTGTGCTGGACTCCAGACACACAATAACGAAGCTCCTTATCAAAGAATTTGATGAGCGTCTGTTACATCCAGGAACAGAAAGAGTCTACGCTGAAATAAGGAGACAGTACTGGATTCTTAGAGGGTGTCAGGCCATAAAGTACCATCAGCTACACTGTCTGTCCTGTCAGCGATGGAGAGCTTTCCACTCAACTGGTGTTGACTGCTTTGGCCCATACCTGGTCAAAATCGGGAGAAGAAATGAGAAACGCTGGGGACTAATCTTCAAATGTCTTACAACTAAGGCAGTACACATTGAGCTCCTCAATTCAATGGATGTAGATGCCTTCCTTCTTGCGCTCCGCCGGTTCATAGCCAGAAGAGGTAAACCACACGAGATCCGTTCGGATTGTGGCACCAATTTCCGGGGAGCTGACAGAGAATTACGGGAAGCTTTCTCAATTATGGAGCCAGAACTCAAAGTTCAGCTTTCAGACTATCAAATTAGCTTCATGTTCAATCCACCTAGTGCTCCACACTTTGGCGGAATATGGGAGCGTGAAGTCCGTTCCATAAAGAATGCTCTCCTGGTGGCTCTCGGAACGCAAGCTGTCACAGAAGATGTTCTGTCCACAGTCCTAGTGGAAGTAGAAGGGATCCTCAATTCGAAACCATTAGGATATGCCTCATCAGATGTTGCTGACATGGATCCGATTACTCCTAATATTCTCCTTATGGGGCGGCGGGATGCATCGCTGCCTCAGGTGGCATACGCTCCAGGAGACATGGGGCGGCGGCGATGGCGGCACTGTCAGAACATGGTGGACCAGTTCTGGATTCACTTCACTAGAAACCACTTGCCTACGCTCCAGACCCGACAGAAGTGGCATAAGGCTTCAAAGAACCTGGAAGTTGACTCTGTCGTACTGATTGTGGATCCGCAGCTCCCAAGAGCTCAGTGGCCCATAGGCAGAGTTCGAAAGACATTGCCCAGTAGTGATGGATGTGTGCGGACTGCTGAAATCGTCGTTAATGGTAAAGTTTACACCAGACCAGTTGCCCGCCTGATAGAGTTACCTGCTTTAGAAGGTAATACCAAAGACATTTAG